In a single window of the Etheostoma spectabile isolate EspeVRDwgs_2016 chromosome 3, UIUC_Espe_1.0, whole genome shotgun sequence genome:
- the ssh2a gene encoding protein phosphatase Slingshot homolog 2 isoform X3 → MTLGAVSGSDSSSAVSFCSCCGAKMVPYYSDDAVESENQINQLISESFLTVKGAALFLPWGNSPTPNSAPRISQRRNKHTGDLQKHLQTMFTVLRPEDTIRLAVRLESAFPQVTRYMVVVSTNGRQDTEESIVLGMDFVSSDSCCSVGLVLPLWSDTLIHLDGDGGFSVSTVNRVHIFKPVSVQAMWSALQSLHKACEVARCHNYYPGSLFLTWVSYYQSRVASNQFCVNEWNAMQDVESHRANSPVLFTDLPTERERTERLIKMRLREIMMQKDLENVTCKEIRTELEMQMVCNLREFKEFIDNEMIVILGQMDSPTEIFEHVYLGSEWNASNLEELQNSGVHYILNVTREIDNFFPGMFEYHNIRVYDEEATNLLEYWNETYKFITKAKKAGAKCLVHCKMGVSRSASTVIAYAMKEYGWDLDTAFDYVKERRAVTKPNPSFMKQLEEYQGILLASKQRHNKLWRSHSDSDLSDRPEWMCKPQSHSLDRSNSHNNNTSSPSLHHFLGAAVLQALGAEPEDSAKSNATHTSDSHTDSNGVCDSPGQEEVRSDCGYPPLLPLPRPRAEGLDNSSSVAVTVPVALPHPPPSLHIVPPTPELQRAFRCPPTHLSISVPKHKPVELSLNFPLPLGSTDSDTTDQSLSDSASDKHSPLSPANITTLPLDILLAASDDNNNPSELQIGNSLDDRTEADGSSIHSADSIDFFSAREKFLGLAQDGRSRTLSEQAQQKTNLSLEENGETEDKGEEEQGNGTNQVSPQSEDSVEKASPDRPHHPYHDNGVSVRHIVTEIEAISHPASCLPTPSSSSSSPSSSSSLLPSSYSPQLIRPEHLMEAETSEVTHGSLTPPSQPQSPSMLPCDWPAGSVRRATKQLEQKLRQEMGKAASQRSPVHSPSAEHPPVRLFLCPLSTEHPPLHFPQDCTEESITQGEITAGSAMSKDREKHKESQTELNSSDTDHLPDPSCSPKSNISQSSGAILINMPTSIDSHMLTSSLASTSPLEDLSLDSSAQSQRQSQLHNQSQQHLTPPQGCYNQITLDGVTVQESDTDVRLESCPQGERGGCDPGCDAESRLAHGSQELERIQQTLRELQAFLHEGVCLETTDSEDYELGQPQGLRDSVMDTEPGSCKGGSSEQTPPGLEVGQRLRERQEGKSFLEPIVWHRAMELEARIRQAGLTPPSFMKRSASLAKLDCLELSANDLSDLDLRPHTRTTSSHSQDSFSLSTSHPDDTWKKQKVLAQNSLSRGARDLDESLSSPSLCFSSAPHQFPKEDTGERDEPESSGSGTSATTRQQGRGHSSRRSHKGSAEKKQRAVTVLYNTM, encoded by the exons ATGACCCTCGGCGCGGTGTCCGGATCCGACAGCTCGTCGGCGGTCAGCTTCTGCTCCTGCTGCGGGGCCAAGATGGTGCCCTACTACAGCGATGACGCGGTGGAGTCAGAAAATCAGATCAACCAGCT TATCAGTGAGAGTTTCCTCACCGTAAAAGGTGCAGCCCTGTTCCTTCCCTGGGGAAATAGTCCTACACCTAACTCTGCACCTCGCATCAGCCAGCGCAGGAACAAGCACACAG GTGACCTCCAGAAACATCTTCAGACCATGTTCACTGTGCTGCGGCCGGAGGATACCATCCGACTG GCTGTGCGTCTGGAGAGCGCCTTCCCTCAGGTAACCCGCTACATGGTGGTGGTCTCCACCAATGGTAGACAGGACACGGAGGAGAGCATCGTGCTAGGCATGGACTTTGTCTCCTCTGATAG CTGCTGTTCCGTGGGTCTGGTTCTACCTCTGTGGAGTGACACTTTGATCCACTTGGATGGAGATGG TGGTTTCAGTGTGTCAACGGTGAACAGGGTTCATATTTTCAAGCCAGTTTCTGTACAGGCCATGTG GTCAGCCCTGCAGTCGCTCCACAAAGCCTGCGAGGTAGCCCGCTGTCATAACTACTACCCGGGCAGCCTGTTCCTGACCTGGGTCAGCTACTACCAGAGCAGGGTCGCCTCTAACCAGTTCTGCGTCAATGAGTGGAACGCCATGCAAGACGTCGAGTCGCACCGTGCCAATTCACCCGTTCTCTTCACAGACCT GCCCACGGAGAGGGAACGCACAGAAAGGCTGATTAAGATGCGCCTCAGAGAGATCATGAtgcagaaagacctggagaacGTCACCTGTAAGGAG ATCCGAACAGAGCTGGAGATGCAGATGGTGTGTAACCTGAGGGAGTTCAAGGAGTTCATAGACAATGAGATGATAGTCATCCTGGGACAGATGGACAGTCCCACTGAAATCTTTGAACATGTCTATCTG GGCTCTGAGTGGAATGCCTCTAACCTGGAGGAGCTGCAGAACAGCGG AGTGCACTACATCCTGAACGTGACCAGGGAGATAGACAACTTCTTCCCGGGGATGTTTGAGTACCACAACATCCGAGTGTACGACGAAGAGGCCACCAACTTGCTGGAGTACTGGAACGAGACCTACAAGTTCATCACCAAAGCCAA GAAAGCTGGTGCTAAGTGTCTGGTTCACTGTAAAATGGGTGTGAGTCGTTCCGCCTCCACAGTGATCGCCTATGCCATGAAGGAGTATGGCTGGGACTTGGACACTGCCTTTGACTACGTAAAAGAGAGACGGGCGGTCACCAAACCAAACCCTTCCTTTATGAAACAGCTGGAGGAGTATCAGGGAATTCTGCTAGCCAG CAAACAAAGGCATAATAAGCTATGGCGCTCACACTCTGACAGTGACCTGTCAGATCGCCCGGAGTGGATGTGTAAACCTCAGTCTCACTCTCTGGACCGCTCCAActctcacaacaacaacacttccTCCCCCTCCTTACATCACTTCCTAGGTGCGGCCGTGCTGCAAGCACTTGGTGCTGAACCCGAAGACTCTGCCAAATCAAACGCCACACACACCTCTGACTCCCACACAGACTCGAACGGTGTGTGTGACTCACCAGGTCAGGAGGAGGTCAGATCAGATTGTGGATACCCTCCCCTGCTTCCCCTCCCCAGACCCCGAGCAGAAGGACTGGATAATTCATCGAGTGTGGCTGTCACTGTGCCTGTTGCTCTACCCCACCCTCCACCATCACTCCACATCGTACCCCCCACTCCTGAACTGCAGCGTGCTTTCCGGTGTCCTCCCACACATCTGTCCATTTCAGTGCCCAAACACAAACCAGTGGAACTGTCCCTCAATTT tcctctccctttggGATCCACCGACTCCGACACAACAGATCAATCATTATCTGATTCAGCGAGTGACAAACACAGCCCCCTCAGCCCTGCTAACATCACTACCCTCCCCCTGGATATTCTCCTTGCTGCCAGTGATGACAACAATAACCCCAGTGAGTTACAGATAGGCAACTCCTTGGACGACCGCACCGAGGCCGATGGGTCGTCCATCCACAGCGCAGACAGCATCGACTTCTTCAGTGCCAGGGAAAAGTTTCTGGGCCTTGCCCAAGATGGCAGGTCCCGGACACTTTCTGAGCAGGCACAACAGAAGACAAATCTGTCCCTCGAGGAAAATGGAGAAACTGAAGATAAGGGTGAAGAGGAGCAAGGAAATGGGACAAATCAG GTGTCTCCACAGTCTGAAGACAGCGTCGAGAAAGCCAGCCCTGACCGACCTCATCACCCTTATCATGACAATGGAGTATCAGTCCGCCATATCGTTACAGAGATTGAAGCCATAAGCCACCCTGCCTCCTGCCTCCctactccctcctcctcctcttcctccccctcttcctcttcctcactcCTTCCATCCTCCTACAGTCCTCAGCTAATCCGACCAGAACATCTGATGGAGGCAGAGACTTCAGAAGTCACGCACGGCTCTCTAACTCCACCTTCCCAGCCACAGTCTCCCTCCATGCTGCCGTGCGATTGGCCGGCAGGCTCGGTACGGCGAGCCACAAAGCAGCTGGAGCAGAAGCTGAGGCAGGAAATGGGGAAGGCTGCATCTCAGCGATCTCCGGTGCACTCCCCCAGTGCTGAACACCCTCCTGTCAGACTGTTCCTGTGTCCCCTGAGCACTGAACATCCTCCCCTTCACTTCCCTCAGGACTGCACAGAAGAAAGTATCACTCAGGGAGAGATCACGGCCGGATCTGCTATGTCCAAAGATAGAGAAAAGCATAAAGAGTCACAAACAGAGCTCAACTCCTCAGACACGGACCACCTCCCTGACCCTTCATGCTCCCCCAAATCAAATATCAGCCAATCCTCTGGTGCTATTCTTATCAATATGCCAACATCCATAGATAGCCATATGCTGACATCATCACTGGCCTCTACTAGTCCGTTAGAAGACTTATCTCTAGATTCCTCAGCCCAGTCCCAAAGACAGAGCCAGCTCCACAACCAAAGCCAGCAACATCTGACCCCGCCTCAGGGCTGTTATAACCAAATAACTCTGGATGGGGTTACAGTGCAGGAGTCAGACACAGATGTGAGGCTGGAATCCTGTCCCCAGGGCGAGCGAGGGGGCTGTGATCCCGGCTGTGACGCCGAGAGCAGGCTGGCTCATGGCAGCCAGGAACTGGAGAGGATTCAGCAAACACTAAGAGAGCTGCAGGCTTTCCTCCATGAGGGTGTCTGCCTGGAGACGACAGACAGCGAAGATTACGAACTGGGGCAGCCTCAGGGCCTGAGAGACTCAGTTATGGACACAGAGCCAGGATCTTGTAAAGGGGGAAGTTCTGAACAAACCCCTCCAGGCCTGGAAGTAGGGCAGAGGCTCCGAGAGAGACAAGAGGGGAAGAGTTTTCTGGAGCCGATAGTGTGGCACAGAGCCATGGAGCTTGAGGCTCGTATCCGCCAGGCGGGCCTCACCCCTCCTTCTTTCATGAAGAGGTCGGCCTCCTTAGCTAAACTGGACTGTCTGGAGCTCTCAGCCAATGACCTCAGCGACTTAGATTTGAGGCCACACACCAGGACGACATCATCACACTCCCAGGACTCTTTCTCTTTGTCGACATCTCATCCCGACGACACCTGGAAAAAGCAGAAGGTGTTGGCTCAAAACAGTCTGTCCCGTGGCGCCAGGGATCTCGACGAGTCATTGTCATCACCGTCCCTCTGCTTCTCCTCTGCCCCTCATCAATTCCCAAAAGAGGACACGGGCGAGAGGGACGAGCCAGAAAGCAGCGGGAGCGGCACATCCGCTACAACACGTCAGCAGGGGAGGGGACACTCATCTAGACGGTCTCACAAAGGCTCTGCTGAGAAAAAGCAGCGAGCCGTCACTGTGCTATACAATACCATGTAA
- the ssh2a gene encoding protein phosphatase Slingshot homolog 2 isoform X4, with product MTRWSQKIRSTSCKFKSISESFLTVKGAALFLPWGNSPTPNSAPRISQRRNKHTGDLQKHLQTMFTVLRPEDTIRLAVRLESAFPQVTRYMVVVSTNGRQDTEESIVLGMDFVSSDSCCSVGLVLPLWSDTLIHLDGDGGFSVSTVNRVHIFKPVSVQAMWSALQSLHKACEVARCHNYYPGSLFLTWVSYYQSRVASNQFCVNEWNAMQDVESHRANSPVLFTDLPTERERTERLIKMRLREIMMQKDLENVTCKEIRTELEMQMVCNLREFKEFIDNEMIVILGQMDSPTEIFEHVYLGSEWNASNLEELQNSGVHYILNVTREIDNFFPGMFEYHNIRVYDEEATNLLEYWNETYKFITKAKKAGAKCLVHCKMGVSRSASTVIAYAMKEYGWDLDTAFDYVKERRAVTKPNPSFMKQLEEYQGILLASKQRHNKLWRSHSDSDLSDRPEWMCKPQSHSLDRSNSHNNNTSSPSLHHFLGAAVLQALGAEPEDSAKSNATHTSDSHTDSNGVCDSPGQEEVRSDCGYPPLLPLPRPRAEGLDNSSSVAVTVPVALPHPPPSLHIVPPTPELQRAFRCPPTHLSISVPKHKPVELSLNLPEQSSSEEISPLPLGSTDSDTTDQSLSDSASDKHSPLSPANITTLPLDILLAASDDNNNPSELQIGNSLDDRTEADGSSIHSADSIDFFSAREKFLGLAQDGRSRTLSEQAQQKTNLSLEENGETEDKGEEEQGNGTNQVSPQSEDSVEKASPDRPHHPYHDNGVSVRHIVTEIEAISHPASCLPTPSSSSSSPSSSSSLLPSSYSPQLIRPEHLMEAETSEVTHGSLTPPSQPQSPSMLPCDWPAGSVRRATKQLEQKLRQEMGKAASQRSPVHSPSAEHPPVRLFLCPLSTEHPPLHFPQDCTEESITQGEITAGSAMSKDREKHKESQTELNSSDTDHLPDPSCSPKSNISQSSGAILINMPTSIDSHMLTSSLASTSPLEDLSLDSSAQSQRQSQLHNQSQQHLTPPQGCYNQITLDGVTVQESDTDVRLESCPQGERGGCDPGCDAESRLAHGSQELERIQQTLRELQAFLHEGVCLETTDSEDYELGQPQGLRDSVMDTEPGSCKGGSSEQTPPGLEVGQRLRERQEGKSFLEPIVWHRAMELEARIRQAGLTPPSFMKRSASLAKLDCLELSANDLSDLDLRPHTRTTSSHSQDSFSLSTSHPDDTWKKQKVLAQNSLSRGARDLDESLSSPSLCFSSAPHQFPKEDTGERDEPESSGSGTSATTRQQGRGHSSRRSHKGSAEKKQRAVTVLYNTM from the exons ATGACGCGGTGGAGTCAGAAAATCAGATCAACCAGCTGTAAGTTCAAAAG TATCAGTGAGAGTTTCCTCACCGTAAAAGGTGCAGCCCTGTTCCTTCCCTGGGGAAATAGTCCTACACCTAACTCTGCACCTCGCATCAGCCAGCGCAGGAACAAGCACACAG GTGACCTCCAGAAACATCTTCAGACCATGTTCACTGTGCTGCGGCCGGAGGATACCATCCGACTG GCTGTGCGTCTGGAGAGCGCCTTCCCTCAGGTAACCCGCTACATGGTGGTGGTCTCCACCAATGGTAGACAGGACACGGAGGAGAGCATCGTGCTAGGCATGGACTTTGTCTCCTCTGATAG CTGCTGTTCCGTGGGTCTGGTTCTACCTCTGTGGAGTGACACTTTGATCCACTTGGATGGAGATGG TGGTTTCAGTGTGTCAACGGTGAACAGGGTTCATATTTTCAAGCCAGTTTCTGTACAGGCCATGTG GTCAGCCCTGCAGTCGCTCCACAAAGCCTGCGAGGTAGCCCGCTGTCATAACTACTACCCGGGCAGCCTGTTCCTGACCTGGGTCAGCTACTACCAGAGCAGGGTCGCCTCTAACCAGTTCTGCGTCAATGAGTGGAACGCCATGCAAGACGTCGAGTCGCACCGTGCCAATTCACCCGTTCTCTTCACAGACCT GCCCACGGAGAGGGAACGCACAGAAAGGCTGATTAAGATGCGCCTCAGAGAGATCATGAtgcagaaagacctggagaacGTCACCTGTAAGGAG ATCCGAACAGAGCTGGAGATGCAGATGGTGTGTAACCTGAGGGAGTTCAAGGAGTTCATAGACAATGAGATGATAGTCATCCTGGGACAGATGGACAGTCCCACTGAAATCTTTGAACATGTCTATCTG GGCTCTGAGTGGAATGCCTCTAACCTGGAGGAGCTGCAGAACAGCGG AGTGCACTACATCCTGAACGTGACCAGGGAGATAGACAACTTCTTCCCGGGGATGTTTGAGTACCACAACATCCGAGTGTACGACGAAGAGGCCACCAACTTGCTGGAGTACTGGAACGAGACCTACAAGTTCATCACCAAAGCCAA GAAAGCTGGTGCTAAGTGTCTGGTTCACTGTAAAATGGGTGTGAGTCGTTCCGCCTCCACAGTGATCGCCTATGCCATGAAGGAGTATGGCTGGGACTTGGACACTGCCTTTGACTACGTAAAAGAGAGACGGGCGGTCACCAAACCAAACCCTTCCTTTATGAAACAGCTGGAGGAGTATCAGGGAATTCTGCTAGCCAG CAAACAAAGGCATAATAAGCTATGGCGCTCACACTCTGACAGTGACCTGTCAGATCGCCCGGAGTGGATGTGTAAACCTCAGTCTCACTCTCTGGACCGCTCCAActctcacaacaacaacacttccTCCCCCTCCTTACATCACTTCCTAGGTGCGGCCGTGCTGCAAGCACTTGGTGCTGAACCCGAAGACTCTGCCAAATCAAACGCCACACACACCTCTGACTCCCACACAGACTCGAACGGTGTGTGTGACTCACCAGGTCAGGAGGAGGTCAGATCAGATTGTGGATACCCTCCCCTGCTTCCCCTCCCCAGACCCCGAGCAGAAGGACTGGATAATTCATCGAGTGTGGCTGTCACTGTGCCTGTTGCTCTACCCCACCCTCCACCATCACTCCACATCGTACCCCCCACTCCTGAACTGCAGCGTGCTTTCCGGTGTCCTCCCACACATCTGTCCATTTCAGTGCCCAAACACAAACCAGTGGAACTGTCCCTCAATTTGCCTGAGCAAAGCAGCTCAGAAGAaatctctcctctccctttggGATCCACCGACTCCGACACAACAGATCAATCATTATCTGATTCAGCGAGTGACAAACACAGCCCCCTCAGCCCTGCTAACATCACTACCCTCCCCCTGGATATTCTCCTTGCTGCCAGTGATGACAACAATAACCCCAGTGAGTTACAGATAGGCAACTCCTTGGACGACCGCACCGAGGCCGATGGGTCGTCCATCCACAGCGCAGACAGCATCGACTTCTTCAGTGCCAGGGAAAAGTTTCTGGGCCTTGCCCAAGATGGCAGGTCCCGGACACTTTCTGAGCAGGCACAACAGAAGACAAATCTGTCCCTCGAGGAAAATGGAGAAACTGAAGATAAGGGTGAAGAGGAGCAAGGAAATGGGACAAATCAG GTGTCTCCACAGTCTGAAGACAGCGTCGAGAAAGCCAGCCCTGACCGACCTCATCACCCTTATCATGACAATGGAGTATCAGTCCGCCATATCGTTACAGAGATTGAAGCCATAAGCCACCCTGCCTCCTGCCTCCctactccctcctcctcctcttcctccccctcttcctcttcctcactcCTTCCATCCTCCTACAGTCCTCAGCTAATCCGACCAGAACATCTGATGGAGGCAGAGACTTCAGAAGTCACGCACGGCTCTCTAACTCCACCTTCCCAGCCACAGTCTCCCTCCATGCTGCCGTGCGATTGGCCGGCAGGCTCGGTACGGCGAGCCACAAAGCAGCTGGAGCAGAAGCTGAGGCAGGAAATGGGGAAGGCTGCATCTCAGCGATCTCCGGTGCACTCCCCCAGTGCTGAACACCCTCCTGTCAGACTGTTCCTGTGTCCCCTGAGCACTGAACATCCTCCCCTTCACTTCCCTCAGGACTGCACAGAAGAAAGTATCACTCAGGGAGAGATCACGGCCGGATCTGCTATGTCCAAAGATAGAGAAAAGCATAAAGAGTCACAAACAGAGCTCAACTCCTCAGACACGGACCACCTCCCTGACCCTTCATGCTCCCCCAAATCAAATATCAGCCAATCCTCTGGTGCTATTCTTATCAATATGCCAACATCCATAGATAGCCATATGCTGACATCATCACTGGCCTCTACTAGTCCGTTAGAAGACTTATCTCTAGATTCCTCAGCCCAGTCCCAAAGACAGAGCCAGCTCCACAACCAAAGCCAGCAACATCTGACCCCGCCTCAGGGCTGTTATAACCAAATAACTCTGGATGGGGTTACAGTGCAGGAGTCAGACACAGATGTGAGGCTGGAATCCTGTCCCCAGGGCGAGCGAGGGGGCTGTGATCCCGGCTGTGACGCCGAGAGCAGGCTGGCTCATGGCAGCCAGGAACTGGAGAGGATTCAGCAAACACTAAGAGAGCTGCAGGCTTTCCTCCATGAGGGTGTCTGCCTGGAGACGACAGACAGCGAAGATTACGAACTGGGGCAGCCTCAGGGCCTGAGAGACTCAGTTATGGACACAGAGCCAGGATCTTGTAAAGGGGGAAGTTCTGAACAAACCCCTCCAGGCCTGGAAGTAGGGCAGAGGCTCCGAGAGAGACAAGAGGGGAAGAGTTTTCTGGAGCCGATAGTGTGGCACAGAGCCATGGAGCTTGAGGCTCGTATCCGCCAGGCGGGCCTCACCCCTCCTTCTTTCATGAAGAGGTCGGCCTCCTTAGCTAAACTGGACTGTCTGGAGCTCTCAGCCAATGACCTCAGCGACTTAGATTTGAGGCCACACACCAGGACGACATCATCACACTCCCAGGACTCTTTCTCTTTGTCGACATCTCATCCCGACGACACCTGGAAAAAGCAGAAGGTGTTGGCTCAAAACAGTCTGTCCCGTGGCGCCAGGGATCTCGACGAGTCATTGTCATCACCGTCCCTCTGCTTCTCCTCTGCCCCTCATCAATTCCCAAAAGAGGACACGGGCGAGAGGGACGAGCCAGAAAGCAGCGGGAGCGGCACATCCGCTACAACACGTCAGCAGGGGAGGGGACACTCATCTAGACGGTCTCACAAAGGCTCTGCTGAGAAAAAGCAGCGAGCCGTCACTGTGCTATACAATACCATGTAA